One stretch of Pomacea canaliculata isolate SZHN2017 linkage group LG1, ASM307304v1, whole genome shotgun sequence DNA includes these proteins:
- the LOC112562294 gene encoding LOW QUALITY PROTEIN: centrosomal protein of 112 kDa-like (The sequence of the model RefSeq protein was modified relative to this genomic sequence to represent the inferred CDS: substituted 2 bases at 2 genomic stop codons), which produces MESAEDAVLQMDEDFDKMLVDMKPHVLKLPQKADRQKCAVWIKKLCEPPSSGMTGRKNRNMYAKLMLHMLKRGNIQGPFDRKPEGGPLQPLPSYMSVYFDDGPEKHKDIEKLPDWVEGELAESTGSSLFRHMEDLGNPAATSTWVSHAGSSLHGARQRPHTSLGINIDKDPGLSPVRGNRHQSTGYSAHIEADMTQQFGVSNSTAGASLAKGVFLDDTTFAKPQDKEIALRTKMIEARYHEEKLKLQQKHDAAVQKILDRKNSEIEDVKGHYRNKIKELEEIITKLERKIQTLVKETTLVRETKDKQIGELKKMLEDTAETRRSEFEKKLHDLEADFEQQKFDLQKLHTRNIQEILDDTNSRLQRMETEYSQQASSTTAIIKELEGRVQQLTGEVDRTLSQRSLLEKEKVELQSTVEKLTCDLERAHERMGQLDRELKKQMEASEQEMRGLRNKTEASLEFLKQEQNIAASKAVDTITDLEQQVEYLKKALKDAEEHRQRQIRETEQVHQQDKLHLENLHDKQVRSMKKELEQLEQEMQRKMTRLEQLLQDKEAEVQKQKEIGRSQLQQAEKALEEFKLQVEKNQTRIYTETKQQIDQVQADLKKSKQMREKQTQDLTRQLESRNTNMSMRXKXKITELKLNLENEKAQMLHEMHMQKEQASLQHDRDVEELHDTQRSEIKALELRFRERHEKDIKVKKSDMHIYELKEELVQANQLRKQQLVELGLLREEEKQKMQRDHEVELARCRTDAEQQRLELQKMHSSETERLLEKTNERLKSIEKEYSERAKKSAETMAELQGTIKQLRDDSKRVKDAADSKVSEVRNQLEEEKMSLKKQYSSNLTMLQHELESQRSRCHNLERQMQRMEAEQEEKITRIKFEHEEKLKGLLPSELKQELEDIIMSLKSQVNSLQQRAAMLQEELDIRLKNPLGVFGSRTSSPIKSSV; this is translated from the exons ATGGAGTCGGCGGAAGATGCCGTCCTGCAGATGGACGAGGACTTCGACAAGATGCTGGTTGACATGAAGCCACATGTTCTCAAACTGCCACAAAAAGCtg ATCGGCAGAAGTGTGCTGTGTGGATAAAGAAACTGTGCGAGCCCCCATCTTCAGGCATGACTGGCAG GAAAAATCGGAATATGTATGCAAAGTTAATGCTGCAcatgctaaaacgaggcaacaTTCAAGGACCTTTTGACAGGAAGCCTGAAGGAGGACCATTACAACCTTTGCCCTCGTATATG TCAGTTTATTTTGATGATGGCCCTGAGAAGCACAAggat aTTGAGAAGTTGCCAGACTGGGTTGAAGGAGAACTTGCAGAATCTACTGGCTCTTCCCTCTTTCGGCACATGGAAGATTTAGGCAACCCTGCAGCAACCTCCACCTGGGTATCTCATGCTGGCTCCTCCCTACATGGTGCCCGCCAGAG GCCACATACTAGTTTGGGCATTAATATTGACAAAGACCCTGGTCTCTCCCCAGTCAGAGGGAACCGTCATCAATCCACTGGATATTCTGCT CACATAGAGGCTGACATGACACAACAGTTTGGAGTCTCCAACTCTACAGCAGGAGCTTCACTTGCCAAAG GTGTTTTTCTAGACGACACTACATTTGCCAAGCCTCAAGACAAAGAG ATTGCTTTACGCACAAAGATGATAGAGGCCAGATACCATGAGGAAAAACTTAAACTGCAACAGAAACATGATGCAGCAGTGCAGAAG ATCCTTGACAGAAAAAACTCTGAAATAGAGGACGTGAAAGGTCATTATCGCAACAAGATCAAAGAACTTGAGGAAATAATTACCaaactggaaagaaaaa TACAAACTTTGGTGAAGGAGACCACACTGGTTCGGGAAACAAAAGACAAGCAGATTGGTGAGCTTAAGAAGATGTTGGAAGACACAGCTGAGACACGCCGCAGTGAATTTGAGAAAAAG ctgCATGATTTAGAAGCAGACTTTGAACAGCAAAAGTTTGATCTGCAAAAGCTACACACACGCAACATTCAAGAAATCCTGGATGATACTAATTCTCGTTTGCAGCGGATGGAAACTGAATACAGTCAGCAAGCTTCCTCCACT aCTGCCATCATTAAAGAGCTTGAGGGGAGAGTACAACAGTTAACAGGCGAGGTAGATCGTACTTTGTCTCAACGTTCTttactggaaaaagaaaaagtagagtTACAGAGCACAGTGGAAAAACTCACTTGTGACCTTGAGAGGGCACATgagag GATGGGCCAGCTTGATCGAGAACTCAAGAAACAGATGGAGGCCAGTGAACAGGAGATGCGAGGACTGCGTAACAAGACGGAGGCAAGCCTGGAATTCCTGAAGCAGGAGCAAAACATAGCAGCATCCAAG GCTGTAGATACCATTACAGACCTAGAGCAGCAGGTGGAGTACCTGAAGAAAGCCTTGAAAGATGCTGAAGAACACAGGCAGCGCCAAATAAGG GAAACAGAACAAGTGCATCAACAGGATAAGCTTCACCTGGAAAATCTCCATGACAAGCAG GTGCGGAGCATGAAAAAAGAATTGGAACAACTGGAACAAGAAATGCAGAGGAAGATGACACGGCTGGAACAATTACTGCA GGACAAGGAGGCTGAGGTACAGAAACAGAAGGAGATTGGGCGAAGCCAGCTTCAGCAAGCAGAGAAAGCATTGGAGGAGTTCAAACTGCAAGTTGAAAAGAACCAGACTCGCATCTATACTGAAACAAAGCAGCAG ATCGACCAAGTGCAGGCAGACTTGAAGAAGTCAAAGCAAATGAGGGAGAAACAAACTCAGGACTTGACTCGACAGCTGGAGAGCAGAAACACAAATATGAGCATGAGGTGAAAATAGAAA ATAACAGAGCTGAAACTGAATTTAGAGAATGAAAAAGCCCAGATGCTGCATGAGATGCATATGCAAAAAGAACAAGCATCTTTGCAACATGACCGTGATGTGGAGGAATTGCATGACACTCAGAGGAGCGAGATAAAGGCTCTTGAGCTCCGTTTCAGAGAGAGACATGAGAAGGACATCAAGGTGAAGAAGTCAGATATGCATATTTATG AACTAAAAGAGGAGCTTGTTCAAGCCAACCAGCTTCGCAAGCAGCAGCTGGTGGAACTTGGCCTGCTGAGGGAAGAGGAGAAGCAGAAGATGCAGCGTGACCATGAAGTGGAG ttggcaCGGTGCAGAACAGATGCAGAACAGCAACGTCTTGAGTTGCAGAAAATGCACAGCAGTGAAACAGAACGACTTTTAGAAAAG ACAAATGAGAGGTTAAAAAGCATTGAAAAAGAATATTcagaaagagcaaaaaaatCTGCAGAG ACCATGGCTGAACTGCAGGGAACTATTAAACAACTCAGAGATGATAGTAAGAG GGTAAAAGATGCTGCAGACTCAAAGGTTTCGGAAGTACGTAATCAGCTAGAAGAGGAGAAGATGAGTTTGAAGAAACAATACTCCAGTAATCTCACA ATGTTACAGCATGAGCTGGAATCCCAGAGATCTCGATGCCACAATCTGGAGCGACAAATGCAAAGGATGGAGGCAGAACAAGAGGAAAAG ATCACACGAATAAAATTTGAACATGAAGAAAAGTTGAAAGGACTTTTGCCATCAGAGCTAAAGCAG GAACTGGAAGACATTATCATGTCACTCAAGTCTCAGGTGAACTCATTGCAGCAGCGAGCTGCCATGCTGCAGGAGGAGCTTGACATACGACTCAAAAACCCACTGGGAGTCTTTGGTTCTCGTACCAGCTCACCAATCAAGTCATCTGTATAG